The genomic interval AATGACGCCATGGAAAACGTTTCATCCGTGACGCCAAACGCGATTAAGCAGAGCACATAGCGGGGAATGCCGGTTTCGATCTTTTGCGACAGTGAAGCGGTCATCAAAAAATGGCGCAAGTTTAAAATAAATGTAGTCATGACGACTTCCCATCCGGCCGCCCCGAGCGCCATCATGTTGATGCCGACAAACTGGCTTGCACCCGCAAATACAGTGAGCGACATCAAAACGGTGGCCTGCCTGGAAATACCGGAAGCGTCGGCAAGCAGCCCGAAGGCGATGGCAATCGGTATGTAGCCAAGCGCGATCACGATCCCCGATTTTAATCCTGCTAAAAATGGCCTGTCCTTTATCACATCACGAAAAGGCCCGGGCAACATGATTTCATTTTTCATGACGCATCCCTTTCTCGCCTTATTATACATCCATAACTGCATGATTGGCGGAGAAATTTCATTTCCAAAGGCAGTTTGCATTTATTACGATATCGTAGTAAAATCAAAGTAAAACATAACGATTCTTGCCTGGTGGTAGCAAATGATCAACCAATTAATCGATTTATTTTCGCAAAACGGGCTGCGCCCTCTAAGCATGTTCCCGGAAATCGCCGATGTGGAAAGCAAAGTAACGCGTTCCGAATTTGCGGCGCTTGCGATCCTGCATCTTCGCGGCGAGATGGCGATGACGGAATTGGCCTCCGCCTTGGGCGCGCCATTAAGCACGATGACAAGCTTAACGAAACGTTTGGAGCGCAAGGGACTAATCAGCCGATCGCAGTCCAACAAAGACCAACGGATGATTTTAGTCAAGCTTTCGGCTGAAGGGGCGCAATTGGCTGCGCATGGATGGAGCATTTTGCAATCGGCTTTTTCGCGAGTGCAATCCGCGCTCACTCCCGAAGAACTGAATCAGTTCGTTAAGCTTGCGTTTAAAATCGCCAAGGCGATGCAAGCCGGGAAGACTGCCGCGGGGGATGCCACATCGCTAACCGGAACATCGCCGCAAACCCGCAGCATTTCCATCGAAGACTGACTTTTTTTCATAAAATGCTACGAAAACGTAATAAAAAGGAGATCCCCGATATGCGAATCATCATTTACACCGGAAAAGGCGGTGTCGGCAAAACGAGCGTCGCGGCGGCGACGGCGGTGAAACTGGCGGAGCAAGGCCGGCGCACCCTGATTATGAGCACGGATGCGGCGCATAGTCTGGCCGACTCGTTCGATGTCGCCCTCGGCAGCGAACCGGTGCGGATATCCGAACGTTTGTGGGGTCAGGAAATTGACAGTCTGCGGGAAACCGAAAAGCATTGGGGAGCCGTGCAGCAATGGCTGGCGGGATTGTTGAACTGGGCGAACGTAAATGATGTTACAACCGAGGAATTGCTGGTGTTTCCCGGATTGGAGGAGCTGTTTAGCCTGATGGAAATCAGGCGTCATGCGCTAAGCGGCGAATATGACGCCATCGTTGTCGACTGCGCGCCGACAGGGGAAACATTGCGCCTGCTGAGTTACCCGGAATTGCTTGGTTGGTGGCTGGAGAAAATATTTCCTTTTCAGCGCCGCATGCTGAAGGTGGCGAGGCCGGTAGCCAAAGTGGTCGGCAAAGGTTTGGAATTGCCGAGCGATGCAATGGTCGACACGATCGGTTCGTTTGTTCGGCAATTGGCAAACCTGCGGGAAATGATCGCCGATACGAAAACGACTTCGGTGCGGTTGGTGGTGAATCCGGAAAAAATGGTCATCGCCGAAGCGAGAAGGGCGTTTACTTACTTGAACCTGGCGGGTTTCAACACGGACGCGGTCATCATCAACCGGATTTTGCCGGAAGAAGCCGGCGTCGGCTATTGGGCTACCTGGTTG from Bacilli bacterium carries:
- a CDS encoding AzlC family ABC transporter permease, giving the protein MKNEIMLPGPFRDVIKDRPFLAGLKSGIVIALGYIPIAIAFGLLADASGISRQATVLMSLTVFAGASQFVGINMMALGAAGWEVVMTTFILNLRHFLMTASLSQKIETGIPRYVLCLIAFGVTDETFSMASLRKGGRLPAAFLLGLNLVAFAAWNFGTWLGLLAGANLPQALQSSLGISLYAMFIGLLVP
- a CDS encoding MarR family transcriptional regulator, coding for MINQLIDLFSQNGLRPLSMFPEIADVESKVTRSEFAALAILHLRGEMAMTELASALGAPLSTMTSLTKRLERKGLISRSQSNKDQRMILVKLSAEGAQLAAHGWSILQSAFSRVQSALTPEELNQFVKLAFKIAKAMQAGKTAAGDATSLTGTSPQTRSISIED
- a CDS encoding ArsA family ATPase, encoding MRIIIYTGKGGVGKTSVAAATAVKLAEQGRRTLIMSTDAAHSLADSFDVALGSEPVRISERLWGQEIDSLRETEKHWGAVQQWLAGLLNWANVNDVTTEELLVFPGLEELFSLMEIRRHALSGEYDAIVVDCAPTGETLRLLSYPELLGWWLEKIFPFQRRMLKVARPVAKVVGKGLELPSDAMVDTIGSFVRQLANLREMIADTKTTSVRLVVNPEKMVIAEARRAFTYLNLAGFNTDAVIINRILPEEAGVGYWATWLGVQRKYVEEIRESFSPLPILRIPMMESEVHGLPMLNRIGDAAFGDCDPAAILFAGRVQEVRKEKDGYVLAISLPFVEKDELQLSQTGDELTILAGPYKRKVVLPRALLGKPVAGARFAEHKLFIRFGKNK